The proteins below come from a single Halobacteriovorax sp. DA5 genomic window:
- a CDS encoding 3-hydroxyacyl-CoA dehydrogenase family protein, whose amino-acid sequence MNKTILVSDNHPLYKNVLGSEYPSIVVDPYSINTLDGVDFDETDLIVDLTCFDRNSKMDLYEHLDIVFDGPIVSDLTVNWGEYLIGQYENVLGAVAAAFYSPKSCFEFYMKDDSIEEAAFDVFKKLGFDLEIVNHIGIGFTYPRVISQIINEAYFAKEEALASNSDIDKAMKFGVNYPLGPFEWADKIGIEKILILLEELREITGDARYRPSRLLRMNL is encoded by the coding sequence ATGAATAAAACTATTTTAGTAAGTGATAACCACCCTCTGTACAAAAATGTTCTTGGAAGTGAATATCCTTCAATTGTTGTTGATCCGTATAGCATCAACACACTAGATGGTGTTGATTTTGATGAGACAGATTTAATTGTTGATCTTACTTGTTTTGATCGCAACTCAAAGATGGACCTATACGAACACTTAGATATTGTCTTTGATGGCCCAATCGTTTCAGATCTAACGGTCAACTGGGGCGAGTATTTAATTGGTCAATACGAAAATGTACTTGGCGCTGTAGCAGCGGCCTTCTACTCTCCAAAAAGCTGTTTTGAATTCTATATGAAAGATGATTCTATTGAAGAAGCTGCGTTTGATGTCTTCAAAAAACTCGGTTTTGATCTTGAAATCGTCAATCACATTGGAATTGGATTCACATACCCTAGAGTTATTTCACAAATTATTAATGAAGCATACTTTGCTAAAGAAGAAGCCTTGGCTTCAAATTCGGATATTGATAAGGCAATGAAGTTTGGTGTGAACTATCCCCTAGGTCCATTTGAATGGGCCGATAAAATTGGAATTGAAAAAATCTTAATTCTGCTTGAAGAATTACGTGAAATCACAGGAGATGCACGTTATCGTCCGTCTCGCCTACTTAGGATGAATTTATGA
- a CDS encoding HD domain-containing phosphohydrolase, whose protein sequence is MRAYFFIKLSSLKDIKTFPFSLYVYNLKDKTYNLSLKANTPLTNDSYELLRYIEDSNKGKIAVKLSQRMTYLATVGELDKIEPRVIEETKQKIEILKEYEDIIEEQRISEHIALPPLRSMVSKAIDKDDFLPIILRAQKEIMLFSIDISHTVSLARHFAGVHMNKDNLTNRIVALSYFFAKKMMIDNPQDLADLVCASFLANIGLTQISPNIIHGNQTEITHDQREQYYKHVKFSRMFIDQSGIKLSEECKKLIDTHHEKYDGSGMPDQISQAGLGLSSEILEFVSHIMEFSYGLITGEKTSLSSVVYMIDAGAGVSGLNVNYSGRIKPHVTSILSL, encoded by the coding sequence ATGAGGGCATATTTCTTTATCAAATTAAGTTCACTAAAAGACATTAAAACTTTTCCTTTTTCACTCTATGTCTACAACTTGAAAGATAAAACATATAATTTGTCACTAAAGGCCAATACTCCATTAACAAATGATAGTTATGAACTACTACGTTATATTGAAGATAGTAATAAAGGTAAGATCGCAGTAAAGCTTTCCCAGAGAATGACTTATTTGGCCACAGTTGGAGAACTCGATAAGATTGAACCAAGAGTTATTGAAGAAACAAAGCAGAAGATTGAAATTTTAAAAGAGTACGAAGACATTATTGAGGAACAAAGGATAAGCGAACATATCGCACTTCCCCCACTTCGCAGTATGGTCTCAAAAGCAATCGATAAGGATGACTTTCTACCTATCATACTTAGGGCCCAAAAAGAAATCATGCTTTTTTCAATTGATATAAGCCACACTGTATCTCTTGCACGTCACTTTGCAGGTGTGCATATGAATAAAGATAATCTGACAAATAGAATCGTCGCTCTCAGTTATTTCTTTGCGAAGAAAATGATGATTGATAACCCACAAGATCTTGCAGACCTAGTATGTGCTTCATTCCTAGCAAATATTGGCCTTACTCAAATATCGCCTAATATCATTCATGGCAATCAAACTGAAATCACTCACGATCAAAGAGAGCAATATTACAAACATGTTAAATTTAGTCGTATGTTTATTGATCAAAGCGGTATTAAGTTAAGTGAAGAGTGTAAGAAACTCATTGATACTCATCATGAAAAATATGATGGTTCAGGAATGCCCGATCAAATATCACAAGCAGGCCTTGGCCTAAGCAGTGAGATCCTTGAGTTTGTCTCTCACATCATGGAATTTAGCTACGGACTGATTACCGGAGAAAAAACATCTCTAAGTAGTGTTGTTTATATGATTGATGCTGGAGCAGGAGTTAGTGGACTCAATGTCAATTACAGCGGCCGTATAAAGCCTCATGTAACTAGCATACTATCTCTTTAA
- the uvrB gene encoding excinuclease ABC subunit UvrB, translating into MSENVFNLKSKFKPCGDQPEAIKTIVEKLTSGTKEQTLLGVTGSGKTFTMANVIQKLGKKTLILAHNKTLAAQLYAEFREFFPDNAVEYFVSYYDYYQPEAYVPGSDTYIEKDSSVNDEIDKLRHSATRSLLERDDVIIISSVSCIYGIGSPDEYANMRETLFVGDEKDRDEFLKSLVAIQYERNDIDFVRGCFRVRGDIVEIFPAHEDSNVVRVEFFDDEIESITIVDPLRGTKIQALQKVTIYPKSHYVVGEERMEHALETIKVELRERLQELEKQNKLVEKQRLEQRTLLDIEMLEEMGFCSGIENYSRHMTGSEPGDPPPTLIDFFRKDFLMIIDESHITVPQVGGMYRGDRARKLNLVDYGFRLPSALDNRPLNFEEFKTKLDDILYVSATPGNYELERTHGEFVEQIIRPTGLLDPIIEVRDATNQVDDLLVEVRKIIEKGQRVLITTLTKKLAEELTNFYHGSGIKVKYLHSDIDTIERVEIIRDLRLGEFDVLVGINLLREGLDIPEVSLVAILDADKEGFLRSERSLVQTIGRAARNSDGKVLMYAYQTTKSMERAIGETKRRRAIQMEYNEANGITPQTILKEVSGGVIETLRGNKKKGKKSGPKEVSMSPEEIKKRIAELKLEMKEASKDLRFEDAAKIRDEIKFLNESFLVFG; encoded by the coding sequence ATGAGTGAAAATGTATTTAATTTAAAATCGAAGTTTAAGCCTTGTGGAGATCAGCCTGAGGCGATTAAAACAATTGTAGAGAAGCTTACAAGCGGCACTAAGGAACAAACACTTCTTGGTGTAACAGGTTCTGGAAAAACTTTTACCATGGCCAACGTTATCCAAAAGCTAGGAAAGAAAACTCTTATTCTCGCCCATAACAAGACTCTTGCTGCTCAACTCTATGCAGAGTTTCGTGAATTCTTTCCTGATAATGCTGTTGAATACTTTGTTTCATATTATGACTATTACCAACCAGAAGCCTATGTTCCTGGAAGTGACACTTATATTGAAAAAGACTCATCAGTAAATGATGAGATCGATAAACTTCGCCACTCGGCAACTCGTTCACTACTGGAAAGAGATGATGTGATTATCATCTCATCTGTTAGTTGTATTTACGGGATTGGTTCCCCTGATGAGTATGCGAATATGAGAGAGACTCTCTTTGTTGGAGATGAAAAAGATCGCGACGAATTTTTAAAGTCACTTGTTGCAATTCAATATGAAAGAAATGATATCGACTTTGTTCGTGGATGCTTTCGCGTTCGTGGTGATATCGTTGAAATCTTTCCGGCCCACGAGGATTCAAATGTTGTACGAGTTGAGTTCTTCGATGATGAGATTGAGAGTATTACAATTGTTGATCCTTTAAGAGGAACAAAGATACAAGCACTACAGAAGGTGACAATCTATCCAAAGTCTCACTATGTTGTTGGTGAGGAGAGAATGGAGCATGCTTTAGAGACTATTAAAGTTGAGCTTCGTGAAAGACTACAGGAATTAGAAAAACAAAATAAACTGGTAGAAAAGCAAAGACTTGAACAAAGAACACTTCTTGATATCGAAATGCTTGAAGAGATGGGCTTTTGTTCTGGTATTGAAAACTACTCGCGCCATATGACAGGAAGTGAGCCTGGTGATCCACCTCCGACTCTCATTGATTTTTTTAGAAAAGACTTTCTTATGATTATTGATGAGTCCCATATTACTGTTCCTCAGGTTGGAGGGATGTATAGGGGAGATAGAGCAAGGAAGTTAAATCTTGTGGATTATGGCTTTAGACTTCCATCAGCACTTGATAACCGTCCTTTAAACTTTGAAGAATTTAAGACAAAGTTAGACGATATTCTTTATGTCTCAGCGACTCCTGGAAATTATGAGTTAGAGAGAACTCACGGTGAGTTTGTTGAACAAATCATTAGACCAACTGGCCTTCTCGATCCAATTATCGAAGTTAGGGATGCTACCAATCAGGTTGATGACCTCCTTGTTGAAGTAAGAAAAATCATAGAAAAAGGTCAAAGAGTTTTAATCACAACACTAACGAAGAAGTTAGCTGAAGAGCTAACTAATTTCTATCATGGTAGTGGAATTAAAGTGAAGTATCTTCATAGTGATATCGATACAATCGAGCGAGTTGAAATCATTCGCGATCTTAGACTTGGGGAATTTGATGTTCTTGTTGGTATTAACTTATTAAGGGAAGGACTTGATATACCTGAGGTTTCTCTTGTCGCAATTTTAGATGCAGACAAGGAGGGCTTCTTAAGATCTGAGAGATCACTCGTTCAGACAATTGGACGTGCCGCTCGAAATAGTGATGGTAAGGTTCTTATGTATGCGTATCAAACGACAAAATCGATGGAGCGAGCAATAGGAGAAACGAAAAGGCGTCGTGCTATTCAGATGGAGTATAATGAGGCCAATGGAATCACTCCTCAAACTATTTTGAAAGAGGTATCTGGTGGTGTTATCGAGACTCTTCGAGGAAATAAGAAGAAAGGTAAGAAGAGTGGACCTAAAGAAGTCTCGATGTCTCCTGAAGAAATTAAGAAGCGTATCGCTGAGCTTAAGCTAGAGATGAAAGAAGCTTCAAAGGATCTTCGATTTGAAGATGCAGCTAAAATAAGAGATGAAATTAAGTTCTTAAACGAATCATTTCTAGTCTTTGGCTAA
- a CDS encoding flagellin: protein MGMRINTNVTSLAAQRSLGLSNNAQSKSLEKLSSGTRIVRSADDAAGLAISEKLKGQIRSTNQAERNANDGISMIQIAEGGLNEVSNILVRLRELSVQSASDTVGDTERQFTDLEYQNLKQEIQRISEVTEFNGKKLLTGAGDKFDIQIGINNDDFQDRIQFDTNVLNSSLENLGVADLEVGSKEGAQSALANLDSAIESIAGQRAELGAKQNRLNSTINNLQISSENLSAANSRIRDTDYAAETAKKAKNDILVNAGSSVLAQSNSQGAAALKLIG, encoded by the coding sequence ATGGGTATGCGTATTAACACAAATGTAACGTCTTTAGCTGCACAAAGATCATTAGGTCTAAGCAACAACGCTCAATCAAAATCTTTAGAAAAACTTTCATCTGGTACAAGAATTGTACGTTCAGCTGACGATGCTGCAGGTCTTGCGATTTCTGAGAAATTAAAAGGGCAAATTAGATCAACTAATCAAGCAGAAAGAAACGCGAATGACGGTATTTCAATGATTCAAATCGCAGAAGGTGGTCTGAATGAAGTATCAAACATCTTAGTAAGACTAAGAGAACTATCTGTTCAATCAGCATCGGACACAGTAGGTGACACTGAGAGACAATTTACTGATCTTGAGTATCAAAACCTTAAGCAAGAGATCCAAAGAATTTCAGAAGTTACTGAGTTTAACGGAAAGAAACTTCTAACTGGTGCTGGTGATAAGTTTGATATCCAAATCGGTATTAATAATGATGATTTCCAAGATAGAATTCAATTCGATACGAATGTTCTGAACTCTTCTCTGGAAAACCTAGGTGTAGCAGACCTTGAAGTTGGCTCGAAAGAGGGTGCTCAATCTGCTCTTGCAAACCTAGACTCTGCAATCGAAAGTATTGCAGGACAAAGAGCTGAGCTAGGTGCTAAGCAAAATAGATTAAATTCTACAATTAACAACCTACAGATCAGTTCAGAAAACTTAAGTGCTGCTAACTCTCGTATCAGAGACACTGACTATGCAGCTGAGACAGCGAAGAAAGCTAAGAATGATATTCTTGTTAACGCTGGTTCTTCAGTACTTGCTCAGTCTAACTCTCAAGGTGCTGCAGCTCTAAAACTAATTGGTTAA
- a CDS encoding M48 family metalloprotease — MINAIKKTFTKNTEEQNLPLVDFSDPAHHWIVSNPHIFRFFQDILGQLDEEECESLASYGQLVFLESQGMYSSVIPSHGDKTFVLIYPQLLKLIRSADNEMAQAVIFHELGHLYYRHFTMRSQIGEMTKQIEADEFSIRHGHALGLFNFLKGMPITTEVSQRLEMIRLRT; from the coding sequence ATGATAAACGCAATAAAGAAAACATTTACAAAGAATACTGAAGAACAAAACCTACCATTAGTGGACTTTTCTGATCCAGCACACCACTGGATCGTTTCAAATCCACATATTTTTAGATTCTTTCAAGATATACTTGGACAACTCGATGAAGAAGAATGTGAGAGCTTGGCCTCATATGGACAATTAGTTTTTCTCGAAAGCCAAGGAATGTACTCAAGTGTTATTCCTTCACATGGAGATAAAACATTTGTTCTTATTTACCCTCAATTACTAAAATTGATTCGTTCAGCAGATAACGAAATGGCCCAAGCAGTTATCTTCCATGAATTAGGTCACCTCTACTATCGTCATTTTACGATGAGATCACAAATTGGAGAGATGACAAAACAAATTGAAGCAGATGAGTTCTCTATTCGTCATGGCCATGCTCTTGGACTATTTAATTTCTTAAAGGGTATGCCAATTACAACGGAAGTTAGCCAAAGACTAGAAATGATTCGTTTAAGAACTTAA
- a CDS encoding thiolase family protein gives MTLKYRDAYLVYAKRTPIGKLGGSLSHLRVDDMLATLFRDFSQSFDFDMKEIDDVIVGCANQAGEDNRNLARMSALLGGLPYEVPGVTLNRLCASSLDAIIDGWSRINLGMADCLLIGGAESMTRAPLVISKGSTPFGRDSKMFDTTFGWRFPNKKMKEMFPLLGMGETAEEVVAKIGISREDQDKFALASHQKACKAWENGEFNDEVLPVEIAMRKETITVSKDEGPRPSTTLEALAGLRAVFKKDGSVTAGNSSMMNDGAACVALVSEEFLKRHNLTPLVKLTGAGVRGIHPNIMGLGPVASTQRLMEKFGKKISDFDVVELNEAFASQSLGCIRELGLDESKINLRGGAISLGHPLGCSGARIVTTLTHIMKDNANLKQGLASMCVGVGQGVSLSVENCK, from the coding sequence ATGACACTTAAATATAGAGATGCGTATCTTGTCTACGCAAAAAGAACACCTATTGGAAAACTTGGTGGAAGCCTTTCTCATCTAAGAGTTGATGATATGCTAGCGACACTTTTTCGTGACTTCTCTCAAAGCTTTGATTTTGATATGAAGGAAATAGACGATGTTATCGTTGGCTGTGCAAATCAGGCCGGTGAAGACAACAGAAACCTTGCTCGTATGTCTGCTCTCTTAGGAGGCCTTCCTTACGAAGTTCCAGGTGTAACACTTAACCGTCTTTGTGCATCATCACTCGATGCAATTATTGATGGTTGGTCGCGCATTAATTTAGGAATGGCCGATTGCCTTCTTATTGGTGGTGCTGAGAGTATGACAAGAGCACCTCTTGTTATCTCTAAAGGATCAACTCCATTTGGGCGTGATTCTAAAATGTTTGATACAACATTTGGTTGGCGATTTCCAAATAAGAAGATGAAGGAGATGTTTCCTTTACTTGGCATGGGAGAGACAGCTGAAGAAGTTGTGGCGAAAATTGGAATTTCTCGTGAAGACCAAGATAAATTCGCACTTGCATCCCACCAAAAAGCTTGTAAAGCATGGGAGAATGGAGAATTTAACGATGAAGTTCTTCCTGTTGAAATAGCGATGAGAAAAGAAACAATTACTGTTTCAAAAGATGAAGGTCCTCGTCCATCAACAACTCTAGAGGCCCTAGCAGGACTTAGAGCAGTATTTAAAAAGGATGGTTCAGTAACGGCCGGAAACTCTTCAATGATGAATGATGGTGCAGCATGTGTGGCACTTGTTAGTGAAGAGTTCTTAAAACGCCACAACTTAACTCCTCTAGTGAAATTAACAGGAGCAGGTGTTCGCGGAATCCACCCAAATATCATGGGCCTTGGCCCTGTAGCTTCAACTCAAAGATTAATGGAAAAATTTGGAAAGAAAATTTCTGACTTTGATGTTGTAGAACTAAATGAGGCCTTCGCTTCTCAATCACTTGGTTGTATTCGCGAGCTTGGCCTTGATGAATCAAAAATAAATTTACGTGGTGGAGCAATCTCTCTAGGACACCCTCTTGGATGTTCTGGTGCTAGAATTGTGACAACACTTACTCATATCATGAAAGACAATGCAAATCTTAAGCAAGGTCTAGCTTCAATGTGTGTTGGTGTTGGTCAAGGTGTCTCTCTAAGCGTGGAAAATTGTAAATAG
- a CDS encoding aldehyde dehydrogenase: MNEVKLYINGEIRPSSSGEMVDSIDPSNGEFVAKVHIPSTQDLEDAVQAAKSAFYNKEWREMTAAQRGEILLKVSELLKERKREFIEQEIKDSGSTFRKAAADLHNTASFFKVMSKVATNFKFEQLDEKATRAGFSKNTRRYEPVGVCAQIIPWNFPLVMAGWKIGPILATGCTTVLKSAVETPVTAMMLAEVLIEAGVPKGVVNIVTGGAKEGQYLVNHKDIAKVAFTGSTAVGREILKQSASEIKNTTMELGGKSANIVLDDADLDIAVDGALYAFLYHSGQACDSGTRLLVQDGIYDEFMTKFKERIAKVAIGATPEKTTGFGPVVSEKQFNTIMGYINKTKEEGAKLIYGGERITEGDFAKGYYIQPTAFEITPDNTIWHEEIFGPVVGITKFSTEEEAIKLANNSIYGLAGAVWSKNEERALNIAKEIEAGTVWINEYHLLNPGMPFGGFKQSGVGREMGEEGIKAYLEVKHLWESDCNTREGKMWFDALF; this comes from the coding sequence ATGAATGAAGTAAAATTATATATCAATGGAGAAATCCGCCCTTCATCATCGGGTGAAATGGTTGATTCAATCGACCCATCAAATGGTGAATTTGTAGCGAAGGTTCACATTCCTTCGACACAGGATCTTGAAGATGCAGTACAAGCAGCAAAGAGCGCCTTCTATAATAAAGAATGGCGTGAAATGACTGCGGCCCAAAGAGGAGAAATCCTACTTAAAGTTTCAGAGCTTCTAAAAGAAAGAAAGCGTGAGTTCATTGAACAAGAAATCAAAGACAGTGGTTCAACTTTTAGAAAAGCTGCCGCTGATCTTCACAACACAGCAAGTTTCTTTAAGGTAATGAGTAAGGTTGCGACAAATTTTAAGTTTGAACAATTAGATGAAAAAGCAACAAGAGCGGGCTTTTCTAAAAATACTCGTCGCTATGAGCCTGTTGGTGTTTGTGCACAAATTATTCCATGGAACTTCCCTCTTGTTATGGCCGGTTGGAAAATTGGTCCAATCTTAGCGACAGGATGTACGACAGTTCTAAAATCAGCAGTTGAAACTCCAGTGACAGCAATGATGCTAGCAGAAGTTCTAATTGAAGCAGGCGTGCCTAAAGGTGTTGTCAATATCGTTACGGGTGGAGCAAAAGAAGGACAATATCTTGTTAATCACAAGGATATCGCAAAAGTAGCATTTACAGGATCAACGGCCGTTGGGCGTGAAATCTTAAAGCAAAGTGCAAGTGAAATTAAGAATACGACAATGGAGCTTGGTGGAAAATCAGCAAATATCGTTTTAGACGATGCTGATCTTGATATCGCTGTTGATGGCGCTCTTTACGCATTCCTATATCACTCAGGTCAAGCTTGTGACTCGGGAACTCGCCTACTTGTTCAAGATGGAATCTATGATGAGTTCATGACAAAGTTCAAAGAAAGAATTGCAAAAGTAGCAATTGGTGCAACTCCAGAGAAGACAACAGGATTTGGACCAGTGGTTTCAGAGAAACAATTTAACACAATCATGGGTTATATTAATAAGACAAAAGAAGAAGGTGCAAAGCTGATCTATGGTGGTGAGCGTATTACTGAAGGTGACTTTGCCAAAGGTTACTATATTCAGCCGACAGCTTTTGAAATCACACCAGACAATACAATTTGGCATGAAGAGATCTTTGGGCCAGTTGTAGGTATTACTAAATTCAGCACGGAAGAAGAAGCGATCAAGCTAGCAAATAACTCAATCTATGGACTTGCAGGAGCTGTATGGTCAAAGAATGAAGAGCGTGCGCTTAATATTGCCAAAGAAATTGAAGCCGGTACAGTTTGGATAAATGAGTATCACTTATTAAACCCAGGAATGCCATTTGGTGGATTTAAACAATCTGGTGTTGGACGAGAAATGGGTGAAGAAGGAATCAAGGCCTACCTTGAAGTTAAACACCTATGGGAATCTGATTGTAATACACGCGAAGGTAAAATGTGGTTTGATGCCCTATTTTAG
- a CDS encoding 3-hydroxyacyl-CoA dehydrogenase NAD-binding domain-containing protein, translated as MNINSVLVIGAGTMGRGIAQWFCQHGVKVELVDQHLEMAQASGDLITSSWDKLESKGKFDSAEITAFKKNLNIVEMNEHQIDHDLVIEAIVENLDIKKKVFARLDEIMSEKTIFASNTSSIPITKMAKDLSKPRKEKFLGLHFFNPATLMKLVEIIETPWSSKDQAHALYDWFERYGKKPALCKDSPGFIVNRVARNFYGESFHRLENYNQEQVAEIDRVMKNVGGFRMGPFELMDLIGIDVNYDVTQSVWASYYYEPRFRPHKIQREMVDSGRIGRKVKEGFYRYE; from the coding sequence ATGAATATAAATAGTGTACTAGTTATTGGTGCAGGAACTATGGGGCGAGGAATCGCCCAATGGTTTTGCCAACACGGTGTGAAGGTTGAATTAGTAGACCAGCACCTTGAAATGGCCCAAGCAAGTGGTGATCTTATCACCTCTTCGTGGGACAAACTTGAAAGCAAAGGTAAATTTGACTCCGCTGAAATCACGGCTTTTAAAAAGAATTTAAATATCGTTGAGATGAATGAGCACCAAATCGATCACGACCTTGTGATTGAGGCCATTGTTGAAAACTTAGATATTAAGAAAAAAGTTTTTGCTCGTCTTGATGAGATCATGAGTGAAAAAACGATCTTTGCATCTAATACTTCATCTATTCCAATTACTAAAATGGCAAAAGACTTATCAAAACCTCGTAAAGAAAAATTCTTAGGTCTACACTTCTTCAATCCAGCAACTTTAATGAAGTTAGTTGAAATTATTGAAACACCATGGAGTAGTAAAGATCAGGCCCATGCCCTTTATGACTGGTTTGAGCGCTATGGAAAAAAGCCTGCTTTATGCAAGGATTCTCCTGGTTTTATCGTTAATCGTGTTGCCAGAAATTTTTACGGCGAGAGCTTTCACCGCCTAGAAAACTATAATCAAGAGCAGGTCGCAGAAATTGATCGTGTCATGAAAAATGTAGGTGGATTTAGAATGGGCCCATTTGAGTTAATGGATCTTATCGGAATTGATGTCAACTATGATGTCACTCAATCTGTGTGGGCGTCATACTATTATGAACCACGTTTTAGGCCACACAAGATTCAACGTGAAATGGTTGATAGTGGCCGTATTGGACGCAAAGTTAAAGAGGGGTTCTATCGTTATGAATAA
- a CDS encoding DUF523 domain-containing protein, with the protein MMIVSACLAGKKCRYDGEHKKQQLISDLVAQGKAIAVCPEELGGLPTPRPPAENVDGKLITIDGNDVSINYELGAQRSLEIALENSCTKALLKSKSPMCGAGLVYDGNFSGNLIEGDGEFTKKLKENGIQVEAID; encoded by the coding sequence ATGATGATCGTAAGCGCGTGCTTGGCCGGCAAAAAATGTCGATATGACGGAGAGCATAAAAAACAACAACTTATAAGTGACCTCGTTGCTCAAGGCAAGGCCATTGCTGTCTGTCCTGAAGAACTAGGAGGCCTTCCTACTCCGAGGCCACCCGCTGAGAATGTCGATGGAAAGCTCATCACAATCGATGGAAATGATGTCAGCATCAACTACGAGCTTGGGGCCCAGAGATCTCTAGAAATTGCACTAGAAAATTCATGCACAAAGGCACTGCTAAAATCAAAATCACCAATGTGTGGTGCTGGACTTGTTTACGATGGGAATTTTTCAGGAAACCTAATTGAAGGTGATGGCGAATTTACCAAGAAGCTAAAAGAGAACGGTATTCAAGTTGAGGCCATCGACTAA
- a CDS encoding metallophosphoesterase: protein MRFLRKNNSKKTIIVISDVHLGAGEYVDGVRNYLEDFHYDEELVDFLEYFSKEEYSNKEVELIINGDFFDLLAVPYIKVYDDEFWSEESSLKKLKMILEAHKEVMLALNDFLKTKNKKITFIIGNHDAELVFKSLQELVLSYFDENIRSKFEIRHLNDEYRPADRVVLKHGHEYEIAHTFDEEHCIIEDESGKRYFNPPWGSYYVTRVINKFKEERDHVNAVRPINKFLINGLIYDTFFTLRFMLANVIYFIMVRSIYLFKISDNFGDWLKLFFKELALFQDYESLTFDYLQQAEDTDVLIVGHTHEPICRTYSNGKTFINTGTWTRMYNLDFGKGTGTTQLTFAKIEVMDNKNDNETSIQANLHTWMGRNTLPYGTFN, encoded by the coding sequence ATGAGATTCCTTCGCAAAAATAATTCAAAGAAAACCATTATTGTAATCTCTGATGTTCATCTCGGAGCAGGCGAGTATGTTGATGGTGTAAGAAACTATCTTGAAGATTTTCACTACGATGAAGAACTAGTGGATTTTCTCGAATATTTTAGTAAAGAAGAATATTCAAATAAAGAAGTTGAATTAATTATTAATGGAGACTTCTTTGATCTTTTGGCCGTTCCTTATATCAAGGTATATGATGACGAATTTTGGTCTGAAGAGTCTTCATTAAAAAAATTAAAAATGATTCTTGAGGCGCATAAAGAAGTTATGCTGGCCCTTAATGATTTTTTGAAAACAAAGAATAAGAAAATTACTTTCATTATAGGTAATCACGATGCGGAGCTTGTTTTTAAATCACTACAGGAGCTTGTTTTATCTTACTTTGACGAAAATATACGATCAAAATTTGAAATACGTCACCTAAATGATGAGTATCGTCCTGCTGATCGAGTTGTTCTTAAGCATGGCCACGAGTATGAGATTGCTCATACCTTTGATGAAGAGCATTGTATTATCGAAGATGAGTCTGGTAAGCGCTATTTTAATCCTCCGTGGGGATCTTATTACGTCACAAGAGTAATCAATAAGTTTAAAGAGGAGCGAGATCACGTAAATGCTGTAAGACCTATCAATAAGTTCTTAATTAATGGACTTATTTACGATACATTCTTCACGCTGCGCTTTATGCTCGCAAACGTTATCTATTTCATCATGGTTCGTTCAATTTATCTTTTTAAGATAAGTGATAATTTTGGTGATTGGTTAAAACTATTCTTTAAGGAATTAGCACTCTTTCAAGATTACGAATCTCTGACTTTCGATTATCTACAGCAAGCAGAAGATACAGATGTGCTAATTGTTGGTCATACGCATGAGCCGATTTGTCGTACCTATTCTAATGGGAAGACATTTATAAATACTGGAACATGGACTCGTATGTATAATCTCGATTTTGGAAAGGGAACTGGAACGACTCAGTTAACTTTCGCTAAGATTGAAGTTATGGATAATAAAAATGATAATGAAACGAGTATTCAGGCGAATCTTCACACTTGGATGGGAAGAAATACACTTCCGTACGGAACATTTAATTAA